A stretch of DNA from Methanosphaera cuniculi:
AATAGATATGGAAGTAGTTTTCCCAGATGAACAAGAAGTCACATATAAAGTACCTGTTATGAAATGCTGGGAATACACAACCCAAAAAATGGTCAAAAATAAATTATATCCATTACTACCACTACAACTATTTAAACTGAGAAAAGAACTCATAAAATTAAATAAAGAAAAAACAAAAAATAAGGATAAAATCACAGAACAAATGCAAAAAGTAATGCAAAGAGCAAAACAAACAGCAGAAGAAATTGCAAAATTAGAAGAAAATAAAGAAATAAAACCAGAAGATATGCATACTATATTATTAGCTATTAATAATTTATTTCAATATTTAAATAATAGGTATGAAAATGACACTAAATTAAATAAAAAGGTAGATATTATGACCAAAACATTATATGATCCTGCAGTAGAAGCAAGAGGAATACAAATAGGAGAAAAAAGAGGAATAAAAATAGGAGAAGCAAAAGGAATTATAAGAACATGTATTGAATTTGGATTAAAAGATGATGAAATACTAAATAAATTGAAAGTTGATTTAAATATAGATGATGAAAAAGCAAATAAGTACTTAAATGACTATTATAAAGAAAATAAAAAAGATTAGATAAAAAAAAATAAAATTAATAAAAAAAGGGAGTATTTAATTTAAAGTCCTGTAGATAAAATATTATATCTGCAAGATTTTATTTTTTTATTAAAAAAAAATTGAAAGAGGAAATGTAAAATGATGGAAAATGAAATAATCGAACAAATAATAAAAACAGCCCACCACCTATATGATCGTGATATGGTAATTGGTAAAGCAGGAAATATTAGTATACTAGATTCTACAGGTGAATATATTTATATTACAGCATCAGGAACAAATTTCAAAGAACTAACATATGATGATATTATAAAAGTAAAACTAGATGATCTAAGTTACACAAGCACAAATGATCTTGTTCCATCAATGGAAACAAGTTTACATGTAGGAGTTTATCAAAAGCGTAGTGATGTAAAAAGTGTTGTTCATGTACACTCTCCTTATGCAACAGGATTTGCATTTAGTAAAAAAAGATTATGTCAACAAGAAGGATTTGGTGAAATAACTGGTGAATATATTGCAGAAGTAAATTACTATCCACCTGGAAGTAAAAAATTAGCAGAACATGCAAGTGATGCTCTTAAAAATGAGGATGCTGTAATCTTAAAAGATCATGGGGTAATTACGGTAGGTAAAGATATTGAAGAAGCTACTCTTCTATGTGAATATATAGAAGAAATAGCTAAAACACAATACATATCACATGTACTTAATCTTTAACTGATTCAAGTTCACTTAAAATATTCCAGATAAGAATTCTTGCATGAATAGGTATGTTAGGATCATTACTTATATCATCAAGAATAGAAATTACAGAACTAGCCTTAAGGGTTGGTTCTTCATCTTTCTGGAGAAGTGCAATTGAATCCTCAGCTGCTTTTCTTATATTTCTTG
This window harbors:
- a CDS encoding RpnC/YadD family protein translates to MKKKENLNKSPKQKTEHIKLDEILKSLFTVSNKVLLNMMNTIFHEDHKIDETSITVVNNEFITSKYDVLRGDLFLELNSEKNQVYHIEFQTKNDKTMIIRMFEYDFFKAKENYQRRKSKEGTEKIVFYMPKSIVMYIEENRNISNQIDMEVVFPDEQEVTYKVPVMKCWEYTTQKMVKNKLYPLLPLQLFKLRKELIKLNKEKTKNKDKITEQMQKVMQRAKQTAEEIAKLEENKEIKPEDMHTILLAINNLFQYLNNRYENDTKLNKKVDIMTKTLYDPAVEARGIQIGEKRGIKIGEAKGIIRTCIEFGLKDDEILNKLKVDLNIDDEKANKYLNDYYKENKKD
- a CDS encoding class II aldolase/adducin family protein, translated to MMENEIIEQIIKTAHHLYDRDMVIGKAGNISILDSTGEYIYITASGTNFKELTYDDIIKVKLDDLSYTSTNDLVPSMETSLHVGVYQKRSDVKSVVHVHSPYATGFAFSKKRLCQQEGFGEITGEYIAEVNYYPPGSKKLAEHASDALKNEDAVILKDHGVITVGKDIEEATLLCEYIEEIAKTQYISHVLNL
- a CDS encoding UPF0147 family protein, with product MDNDQIFESCTGTLEQLINDTSVPRNIRKAAEDSIALLQKDEEPTLKASSVISILDDISNDPNIPIHARILIWNILSELESVKD